In Salinibacterium sp. NK8237, the following proteins share a genomic window:
- a CDS encoding winged helix-turn-helix domain-containing protein, with protein MVDSLFAAQARRALLAAQGFGRGTATAANPAGTRQLNLLFDRIRLLQLDSVNVFERSHYQPVFARLGHYDKAALDALTFRKPTARTPGRYVEYWAHEAALIPLESWPLWRWKMESLRERDAERYEWVRENQPMLQWLREELATTGPVTAREIEHDANRRTGPWWGWSDVKQGLEMLFRWGDVVTAGRTRFERTYALTEHVVPTELREREVSRADAHRALVAESARALGVGTASDLADYFRLKNADVRPAIAELADAGELVPVTVRGWDQPAWLHREARIPRRIEHVALLSPFDPVVWDRKRAERMFGFHYRIEIYTPEPQRQFGYYSLPVLVDDALVGRIDLKTDRQAGVLRVQSAWHEDGLDAAPGGTGALAERIVPTLREIAHWQGMGEITVTGRGTLSPAIEAELQR; from the coding sequence CGCTGCCCAAGGCTTTGGGCGCGGCACCGCGACTGCGGCTAATCCTGCGGGAACGCGCCAGCTCAATCTGCTGTTTGATCGCATCCGGCTACTGCAGCTCGACTCGGTCAACGTGTTCGAGCGCAGCCACTATCAGCCGGTGTTTGCCCGCCTCGGCCACTACGACAAGGCCGCGCTCGATGCGCTGACGTTCCGCAAACCAACCGCGCGCACGCCCGGCCGGTACGTCGAATACTGGGCGCACGAAGCCGCCCTGATTCCGCTCGAGTCGTGGCCGCTATGGCGCTGGAAGATGGAGTCGCTGCGCGAACGCGACGCCGAGCGCTACGAATGGGTGCGCGAGAACCAGCCCATGCTGCAGTGGTTGCGCGAAGAACTCGCCACCACCGGCCCCGTCACCGCTCGCGAGATCGAGCACGACGCCAACCGCCGCACCGGGCCCTGGTGGGGCTGGTCTGACGTGAAGCAAGGCCTCGAAATGCTGTTCCGCTGGGGCGACGTCGTCACCGCCGGCCGCACCCGCTTCGAACGCACCTACGCGCTCACCGAGCACGTGGTTCCGACCGAGCTGCGCGAGCGTGAGGTGAGCCGCGCCGACGCGCATCGCGCCCTGGTTGCTGAATCGGCACGAGCGCTGGGCGTGGGCACGGCATCCGACCTCGCCGACTACTTTCGACTCAAAAATGCCGACGTTCGCCCGGCAATCGCTGAGCTAGCGGATGCCGGCGAGCTCGTTCCCGTAACCGTGCGCGGCTGGGATCAGCCCGCCTGGCTGCACCGGGAGGCGCGCATCCCCCGCCGCATCGAACACGTCGCCCTGCTCTCGCCCTTCGACCCTGTGGTGTGGGATCGCAAACGTGCCGAGCGCATGTTCGGGTTCCACTATCGCATCGAGATTTACACGCCCGAGCCACAGCGCCAGTTCGGCTACTACTCGCTGCCGGTGCTCGTGGATGACGCGCTCGTCGGCCGCATCGACCTCAAGACCGATCGCCAAGCGGGTGTACTGCGCGTGCAATCCGCCTGGCACGAAGACGGTCTCGACGCCGCACCCGGCGGCACTGGAGCCCTCGCCGAACGCATCGTGCCCACCCTGCGCGAAATTGCGCACTGGCAAGGTATGGGCGAGATCACCGTCACCGGGCGCGGCACCCTCTCCCCCGCTATCGAGGCAGAGCTGCAGCGCTAG